The following are encoded together in the Pectobacterium punjabense genome:
- a CDS encoding FlxA-like family protein: MSNDISRITMNTLSKATVAPTTSKATSSKATSATESKSASAAGSGAQQKIAALQNQIQQLTKKLKELGESAASAKSEDERKLIKQQQQMIQAQIQALYAEIARIQKEEAEKKALSAASDKASQPVENKGKKDGVDIYV, from the coding sequence ATGTCCAACGATATCAGCCGGATTACCATGAATACGTTGTCAAAAGCCACGGTGGCTCCGACAACCAGTAAAGCGACATCAAGTAAGGCTACCTCTGCTACAGAGAGTAAGTCTGCGTCTGCGGCAGGTAGTGGAGCTCAACAAAAGATTGCCGCATTACAAAATCAAATCCAACAGCTAACCAAAAAGCTAAAAGAGTTGGGTGAGTCAGCCGCCAGTGCGAAAAGTGAAGATGAACGCAAACTCATCAAGCAGCAGCAGCAGATGATCCAGGCGCAAATACAAGCCCTGTATGCCGAAATTGCCCGTATCCAAAAAGAAGAAGCTGAAAAGAAAGCGCTTAGCGCAGCGTCAGACAAAGCATCACAACCTGTAGAAAATAAAGGAAAAAAAGACGGTGTTGATATCTACGTCTAA
- a CDS encoding FlxA-like family protein produces MSNTISSISVSATTASSSKSSSTSEQQIAQLTKQVQALTKQASKLTESASSAESDEDRKLIEQQQQAIQAQIQALQAQIARLQSEKSEQQSDSSASTQHAKQEGVNRPTADNKINIYV; encoded by the coding sequence ATGTCAAACACAATCAGCAGTATTAGCGTATCGGCAACAACCGCAAGCAGCAGTAAAAGCAGCAGCACGTCAGAACAACAGATTGCGCAGCTCACCAAGCAGGTCCAGGCGCTCACCAAACAGGCGAGTAAGCTGACCGAATCGGCTTCCAGCGCAGAAAGCGATGAAGATCGTAAACTGATCGAACAGCAGCAGCAGGCAATTCAGGCGCAGATCCAAGCGTTGCAGGCGCAAATTGCCCGCTTGCAGAGTGAAAAATCAGAGCAGCAGTCTGATTCCTCTGCTTCGACGCAACATGCTAAACAAGAGGGCGTTAATCGTCCGACAGCAGACAATAAAATTAATATCTACGTCTAG
- a CDS encoding MFS transporter, with translation MNTVSSAAGAIQKRTNARYWIVVMLFIVTSFNYGDRATLSIAGSAMSKEIGLDAVGMGYIFSAFSWAYVIGQIPGGWLLDRFGSKKVYFYSIFTWSIFTLLQGFVDIFSGAGIVISLFLLRFMVGLCESPSFPGNSRIVAAWFPAQERGTAVAIFNSAQYFATVIFAPIMGWLVHAVGWAHVFWFMGGLGIILSFVWLKVIHDPKDHPSVNQAELDYIEAGGALINMDAKGSKNATVKGEKWHQIKQLMQSRMMLGVYIGQYCINALTYFFITWFPLYLVQARGMSILKAGFVASVPAICGFVGGVLGGIISDYLMRRTNSLTFARKTPIVLGMLLSMSMVICNYVETEWVVIAVMSAAFFGKGIGALGWAVMADTAPKEISGLSGGLFNMFGNASGIVTPIAIGYIIGMTGSFNGGLVYVGIHALVAIVSYLFIVQDIKRIELKPFVKR, from the coding sequence ATGAATACAGTAAGCTCAGCAGCTGGCGCGATACAAAAGAGAACAAACGCCCGCTACTGGATTGTCGTGATGTTGTTTATTGTCACGTCATTTAACTATGGAGACCGTGCGACCTTGTCCATTGCTGGTTCAGCAATGTCTAAGGAAATTGGGTTGGATGCGGTAGGGATGGGCTATATCTTCTCTGCGTTCTCCTGGGCATACGTTATTGGTCAAATACCGGGAGGCTGGCTGCTCGATCGCTTTGGCTCAAAGAAAGTCTACTTCTATAGTATCTTCACCTGGTCGATTTTTACCTTATTACAAGGGTTTGTCGATATATTCAGTGGCGCGGGCATTGTTATTTCTCTGTTCCTTTTACGCTTTATGGTTGGTCTGTGCGAATCGCCTTCCTTCCCAGGAAATAGCCGCATTGTCGCTGCCTGGTTTCCTGCTCAAGAGCGTGGAACAGCTGTTGCGATATTCAACTCGGCACAGTACTTTGCGACGGTGATCTTCGCCCCTATCATGGGCTGGCTGGTACATGCCGTGGGTTGGGCGCATGTGTTCTGGTTCATGGGTGGGTTGGGTATCATCCTCAGCTTTGTCTGGCTGAAAGTGATCCATGATCCGAAGGATCACCCTAGCGTGAATCAGGCTGAACTGGATTATATTGAAGCCGGTGGTGCACTAATTAATATGGATGCCAAAGGGTCGAAGAATGCGACCGTGAAGGGTGAGAAATGGCATCAGATCAAGCAATTAATGCAGTCCCGTATGATGCTTGGCGTTTATATCGGTCAATATTGCATTAACGCATTAACCTACTTCTTTATCACCTGGTTCCCGCTTTATCTGGTTCAGGCGCGCGGGATGTCGATCCTCAAAGCGGGGTTTGTCGCCTCGGTGCCTGCTATCTGTGGTTTTGTCGGCGGTGTACTGGGGGGCATCATTTCCGATTATCTGATGCGCCGGACGAATTCGCTGACCTTTGCCCGTAAAACGCCTATCGTTCTTGGTATGTTGCTCTCCATGTCGATGGTGATTTGTAACTACGTGGAAACTGAGTGGGTTGTCATTGCGGTGATGTCTGCGGCTTTCTTCGGCAAAGGCATTGGTGCGCTGGGCTGGGCGGTTATGGCTGATACGGCACCGAAAGAAATCAGCGGGTTAAGCGGTGGGTTGTTCAATATGTTCGGTAATGCGTCAGGCATCGTCACGCCGATTGCAATTGGCTACATCATCGGGATGACCGGCTCTTTTAATGGTGGTCTGGTGTATGTCGGGATTCACGCGCTGGTTGCTATCGTTAGCTACCTGTTCATCGTGCAAGATATTAAACGTATCGAATTGAAGCCGTTCGTTAAGCGTTAA
- a CDS encoding methyl-accepting chemotaxis protein, whose product MRLNTPVTQQEYLLDMDTILMSTTNIHSHITYANSAFIKVSGFSEEQLINQPHNIVRHPDMPVEAYADLWFTLKQGDSWTGLVKNRRNNGDHYWVRANVTPVYQQEQLAGYISVRNTPSAEEIKAAEMLYSAVQKKQAGSRKFYKGLVVRTGLFSPLSLLQKLSVRWRLRAAVLAVGLIPTLLAFSGMNPLWLLALTLPLIVIMDQFLQQQIAQPIKMILKQAQHVVSGRKVKHIHLNRIDEIGLLLRSVNQFGLNLHSLVDDVSTQVNGITNVSRKLAENNVDLNSRTEETSANLQQTAAAIEEITVAVQQSAETAAQATVMAEAASSTALKGGNIMKETIGMMDSISSASDKIVDIIGVIDSIAFQTNILALNAAVEAARAGVQGRGFAVVAAEVRNLAQHSASAAKEIKTLIDANVESVKQGSTMVETAGKHISDIVDEVFQVSTMIKEISNATHEQTSALGLINTSIAQIEQMTQGNTDMVTQSTDAAEGLNLQAKRLNSAINVYGS is encoded by the coding sequence ATGAGATTAAATACACCTGTCACACAGCAGGAGTATCTGTTAGACATGGACACCATATTGATGTCCACAACAAATATTCACAGCCACATTACCTATGCCAACTCTGCCTTTATTAAGGTTAGCGGTTTTTCTGAAGAGCAGCTCATCAACCAGCCGCACAATATTGTGCGCCATCCAGACATGCCCGTTGAGGCCTATGCCGATCTGTGGTTTACGCTGAAACAAGGCGATAGCTGGACCGGATTAGTCAAAAACCGCCGTAATAACGGTGACCATTACTGGGTTCGTGCCAACGTGACCCCGGTTTACCAGCAAGAGCAGCTGGCAGGCTATATCTCGGTACGTAACACACCCAGCGCCGAAGAAATAAAAGCGGCTGAAATGTTGTACAGCGCCGTGCAGAAAAAGCAGGCTGGCAGCCGTAAATTCTACAAAGGATTGGTTGTTCGCACCGGGCTTTTCTCTCCGCTGTCGCTTTTGCAGAAATTGTCAGTCCGCTGGCGCTTGCGTGCTGCGGTATTGGCTGTCGGGCTTATTCCCACATTACTTGCTTTCAGTGGCATGAACCCCCTGTGGCTGTTGGCGCTGACGTTACCACTCATCGTCATCATGGATCAGTTTCTACAGCAGCAAATTGCACAGCCAATCAAGATGATACTCAAACAGGCGCAGCATGTGGTATCAGGCCGTAAAGTAAAACATATCCACCTCAATCGGATAGACGAAATTGGCTTACTGCTACGTTCAGTTAACCAGTTTGGCCTGAATCTGCATTCGCTTGTCGATGACGTCAGTACGCAAGTTAACGGCATCACGAATGTCAGCCGTAAATTGGCGGAAAACAATGTCGATCTGAATAGCCGTACAGAAGAAACGTCGGCAAATCTGCAACAAACCGCCGCAGCCATTGAAGAAATTACCGTTGCTGTGCAGCAAAGTGCAGAAACGGCGGCACAAGCGACAGTAATGGCAGAAGCTGCCAGCAGCACCGCGCTTAAAGGTGGCAATATCATGAAGGAAACCATCGGCATGATGGATTCCATTTCCAGCGCCAGCGATAAAATCGTCGATATTATTGGTGTAATAGACAGCATCGCTTTCCAGACCAATATCCTCGCGTTGAATGCCGCCGTTGAAGCCGCTCGCGCTGGCGTACAAGGGCGAGGGTTTGCCGTGGTCGCCGCCGAAGTCCGCAATCTGGCACAGCACTCCGCTTCTGCGGCTAAAGAAATTAAAACCCTGATCGATGCCAACGTTGAAAGTGTGAAGCAAGGCAGCACAATGGTAGAAACCGCGGGTAAACATATCAGCGATATCGTTGATGAAGTATTCCAAGTCTCCACCATGATCAAAGAGATCAGCAATGCGACACATGAGCAGACTTCTGCATTAGGCCTGATCAATACCTCGATTGCGCAGATAGAACAAATGACACAGGGCAATACCGATATGGTTACGCAATCAACCGATGCCGCCGAAGGGTTAAACCTTCAGGCTAAGCGACTGAACAGCGCAATTAACGTGTACGGGAGCTAA
- a CDS encoding DUF3820 family protein: protein MEKEDLIDIATMQMPFGKYKGRVLIDLPEEYLLWFSRKDEFPHGRLGELMQITLAIKIEGLQGLVTPLKRSRP, encoded by the coding sequence ATGGAAAAAGAAGACCTGATAGACATTGCCACGATGCAGATGCCCTTTGGTAAATATAAGGGGCGGGTGCTGATTGATTTACCAGAAGAGTACCTGCTGTGGTTCTCCCGCAAGGATGAATTTCCTCATGGTCGCTTGGGAGAATTGATGCAAATTACGCTGGCAATCAAGATAGAGGGTCTGCAAGGGTTAGTCACGCCGCTGAAGCGGTCCCGCCCCTGA
- the garD gene encoding galactarate dehydratase, translating into MSDKSESNAAQEQPLYIKVHDSDNVAIVVNNNGLRAGTRFNDDLELIEHVPQGHKVALVDIAKAGAIIRYGEIIGYALRDIAQGSWIDESLVELPQAPALETLPLATKIPPALPPLEGYTFEGYRNADGSVGTKNLLGITTSVHCVAGVVDYVVKIIERDLLPNYPNVDGVVALNHLYGCGVAINAPAAVVPIRTIHNLALNPNFGGEILVVGLGCEKLQPERLLEGTPDVQAISLDDTSIVRLQDEQHVGFRSMVDDILTMADKHLQRLNKRQRETCPASELVVGMQCGGSDAFSGVTANPAVGFASDLLVRCGATVMFSEVTEVRDAIHLLTPRVINEDVGKRLLEEMAWYDNYLDSGQTDRSANPSPGNKKGGLANVVEKALGSIAKSGTSAIVEVLSPGQRPTKRGLIYAATPASDFVCGTQQLASGITVQVFTTGRGTPYGLLAVPVIKMATRTALANRWHDLMDIDAGTIATGEATIEDVGWQLFHFILDIASGRKKTWSDQWGLHNALAVFNPAPVT; encoded by the coding sequence ATGTCAGATAAATCAGAAAGTAATGCTGCACAAGAGCAGCCACTTTATATTAAGGTTCATGATTCTGATAATGTTGCCATTGTTGTTAATAATAATGGCTTACGTGCTGGAACCCGTTTTAATGATGATCTGGAATTAATTGAGCATGTTCCACAGGGGCACAAAGTTGCCCTTGTTGATATCGCCAAAGCAGGTGCAATCATCCGCTATGGAGAAATTATCGGGTATGCACTGCGCGATATTGCCCAGGGAAGCTGGATTGATGAATCCCTGGTCGAATTGCCTCAGGCTCCTGCGCTAGAAACTCTGCCGCTGGCAACCAAAATCCCCCCCGCGCTTCCCCCTCTGGAAGGCTATACCTTTGAAGGTTATCGTAACGCCGATGGCAGCGTGGGTACGAAAAATCTGTTAGGCATTACCACTAGCGTGCATTGCGTCGCGGGCGTAGTGGACTATGTGGTCAAAATTATCGAACGGGATTTATTGCCCAACTATCCCAATGTAGATGGCGTGGTCGCACTCAATCACCTCTATGGCTGCGGTGTGGCAATCAATGCCCCTGCCGCAGTGGTTCCTATCCGCACCATTCACAATCTGGCATTAAACCCAAATTTTGGCGGCGAAATACTGGTGGTGGGTCTGGGTTGTGAAAAATTACAGCCGGAACGTCTGCTGGAAGGGACGCCGGATGTACAGGCCATTTCTCTTGATGACACCAGCATTGTCCGCTTGCAGGATGAACAACATGTTGGCTTCCGATCGATGGTGGATGACATTCTGACGATGGCAGACAAGCACCTGCAACGATTGAACAAACGTCAGCGTGAAACCTGTCCGGCATCAGAATTGGTTGTCGGCATGCAGTGTGGCGGCAGCGATGCTTTTTCTGGCGTCACCGCTAACCCGGCCGTTGGTTTTGCATCCGACCTGTTGGTACGCTGCGGCGCAACCGTCATGTTCTCTGAAGTAACCGAAGTGCGTGACGCCATTCATCTGTTAACGCCACGCGTTATCAATGAAGACGTGGGTAAACGTCTGCTGGAAGAGATGGCCTGGTACGATAATTATCTCGACAGCGGTCAGACTGACCGTAGCGCTAACCCATCGCCGGGCAACAAAAAAGGTGGCCTCGCGAATGTGGTGGAAAAAGCGCTTGGCTCTATCGCCAAATCCGGTACCAGTGCAATTGTCGAAGTTCTGTCTCCCGGTCAACGTCCCACCAAACGCGGGTTGATTTACGCCGCAACGCCAGCCAGCGACTTTGTATGTGGAACACAGCAGCTCGCTTCTGGCATCACCGTACAGGTCTTTACCACCGGTCGCGGTACGCCCTATGGTCTGCTTGCCGTACCCGTGATCAAAATGGCAACCCGAACCGCATTGGCAAACCGCTGGCACGACCTGATGGACATTGACGCGGGTACGATTGCAACCGGAGAAGCCACAATTGAAGACGTCGGCTGGCAGCTTTTCCATTTCATTTTGGATATCGCCAGCGGCAGGAAAAAAACCTGGTCCGATCAATGGGGACTTCATAACGCCTTGGCCGTTTTCAACCCGGCCCCGGTAACCTGA